Proteins co-encoded in one Acidobacteriota bacterium genomic window:
- a CDS encoding VTT domain-containing protein: protein MIKKVRENLKDLGHLTPMAVVSTLLPIVGSSILLIFLLPIGHWLRENWELGILVFLTGTLFFCGLALLPTNVIGIVSGWAFSFELGLVVLMIGVVGASIISFVINTQISGNRFPEILKKHPRSTAIYDSLLQDNLKKTTLIILLLRLSVVMPFAFTNFLLAASRVPFWAFVIGTAAGMLPRSASMAFVGSGLAELNLNNTRDTYIFVIGAVASVLAIITIAIISRKALERLTQTEGSLEA from the coding sequence GTGATCAAAAAAGTACGAGAAAATCTAAAAGATCTCGGCCATCTTACCCCAATGGCGGTTGTCTCGACTCTTCTTCCGATAGTCGGCAGCTCGATCTTACTGATATTTCTACTTCCGATCGGGCATTGGCTGCGGGAGAATTGGGAACTCGGTATCCTGGTGTTTCTCACGGGTACTCTGTTCTTCTGTGGTCTCGCACTTTTGCCCACAAACGTCATCGGTATTGTAAGCGGTTGGGCATTTAGTTTCGAGCTTGGCCTGGTCGTGCTTATGATCGGCGTCGTCGGTGCGTCCATAATATCCTTCGTTATCAATACGCAGATAAGCGGAAATCGTTTCCCGGAGATTCTAAAGAAACACCCGCGATCGACCGCGATCTATGATTCGCTGCTGCAGGACAACCTTAAAAAGACGACCTTGATCATATTATTGCTTCGGTTGTCGGTAGTGATGCCTTTTGCGTTCACCAACTTTTTGCTTGCCGCGTCACGAGTTCCTTTTTGGGCTTTCGTTATCGGGACTGCCGCGGGTATGCTGCCTCGATCGGCGTCGATGGCGTTTGTTGGTTCCGGCCTGGCAGAACTGAATCTGAACAACACTCGGGACACCTACATCTTTGTAATAGGGGCGGTCGCGAGCGTTCTGGCAATAATTACCATCGCTATTATTAGCAGAAAAGCTCTCGAGCGGCTGACGCAAACCGAAGGTTCGCTGGAGGCCTGA
- the xylF gene encoding D-xylose ABC transporter substrate-binding protein: MRPKALLLFLLLAVAAWSGCKQPAATNSAKPGEKKIRIGFAMDALKQERWQKDRDLFLARAAELGAEVLLQTADGNDDAQMKQVESLLTQGIDVLVLVPHNAEVAGAMVEMAKKQNVPVISYDRLVRNSAPDLYVSFDNEKVGELQAKYLFERMPKGNYALIGGAPTDNNATLLRKGQLNILQAAIDRGDIKVVADQWAKEWLVEEALKHAENALTQNNNKIDAFVVSNDGTAGGVIEALISQGLAGKVLVSGQDAELAALQRIVKGTQTMTVYKPISRLAPAAVDAAVALAKKQPSGATRTVNNGRIDVPSILIEPIPVDKDNIESTVVKDGFQTREKIFKDSPNK, translated from the coding sequence ATGAGACCGAAGGCACTTCTTTTGTTTCTTTTACTTGCCGTCGCGGCATGGTCAGGATGTAAACAACCGGCCGCAACGAATTCGGCAAAGCCGGGCGAGAAAAAGATCCGCATCGGTTTTGCCATGGATGCTCTCAAGCAGGAACGTTGGCAGAAGGACCGTGACCTTTTTCTGGCACGTGCTGCCGAGCTCGGTGCGGAAGTCTTGCTGCAGACCGCCGATGGCAACGACGATGCTCAGATGAAGCAGGTTGAGAGTTTACTGACGCAGGGGATCGATGTTCTGGTTCTCGTCCCCCACAACGCCGAGGTTGCTGGCGCGATGGTCGAGATGGCGAAGAAGCAGAATGTTCCGGTGATCTCCTACGACCGCCTGGTCCGCAACAGCGCTCCTGACCTTTATGTGTCCTTTGACAACGAAAAGGTCGGGGAGTTGCAGGCGAAGTATCTTTTCGAAAGAATGCCGAAGGGCAATTACGCTCTGATAGGCGGAGCTCCGACGGATAACAACGCTACCTTGCTGCGAAAAGGCCAGCTAAACATTCTCCAGGCAGCGATCGATCGCGGCGATATCAAGGTCGTTGCGGACCAGTGGGCGAAAGAATGGCTGGTCGAGGAAGCTCTTAAGCATGCAGAAAATGCACTTACTCAGAACAACAACAAGATCGACGCTTTCGTCGTTTCGAACGACGGAACAGCGGGCGGCGTTATCGAGGCGTTGATCTCGCAGGGGCTCGCAGGAAAGGTTCTGGTTTCCGGACAGGATGCGGAGCTCGCGGCTTTACAGCGGATCGTAAAAGGAACGCAAACAATGACCGTTTATAAGCCGATATCACGCCTCGCCCCCGCGGCGGTCGATGCCGCAGTTGCACTTGCGAAAAAGCAGCCGAGCGGGGCGACGCGAACGGTTAATAACGGCCGCATCGATGTACCTTCGATCCTGATCGAGCCGATCCCTGTTGACAAGGATAATATTGAGTCGACGGTCGTTAAGGACGGATTTCAAACGCGGGAAAAGATATTTAAGGATTCCCCCAACAAGTAG
- a CDS encoding DUF3828 domain-containing protein, producing the protein MKTAFFIKTTAFTILFAANTACSFNLSTNINSNSAPINSPANASVTEPAGTPSSAAAESQSSAAAALVADLYKQHDGKNSPFFQTKNRALVDKYFTKELADLIWKDATSSSGEVGAIDGDPLYNTQDPDIKNFAIGKATVTGIVASVPVTFTNGGRKEVLTFELKQVKGSWKIDNIQYGNGENLMKWLKETYPDKPGRAENGEFQGKFKVGDTSATVKPVKMAFEVKWAKGTGVEVFFFKEGNTFESDDKGGPNRFEFDDDSYNTGTFYRADGKTFPVQRVK; encoded by the coding sequence ATGAAAACTGCTTTTTTTATAAAAACTACGGCTTTTACAATATTGTTCGCCGCAAATACGGCGTGTTCTTTCAACCTTTCTACGAACATTAATTCGAATTCTGCTCCTATTAATTCGCCCGCAAATGCCAGTGTTACCGAACCTGCTGGAACGCCTTCCTCAGCCGCGGCTGAATCGCAAAGCTCCGCCGCTGCCGCGTTGGTAGCGGATCTCTATAAACAGCACGACGGCAAAAATAGCCCATTCTTTCAAACCAAAAACCGTGCGCTCGTAGATAAGTATTTCACCAAAGAACTGGCCGACCTGATCTGGAAAGACGCTACAAGCAGCAGCGGTGAGGTAGGCGCGATTGACGGCGATCCGCTTTATAACACACAGGATCCGGACATTAAGAATTTTGCGATCGGTAAGGCAACTGTTACCGGCATTGTCGCGTCGGTGCCGGTGACCTTTACGAACGGCGGGCGGAAAGAAGTCCTCACATTTGAACTTAAGCAGGTAAAAGGAAGTTGGAAGATCGATAATATCCAGTATGGCAATGGCGAGAACCTGATGAAATGGCTCAAAGAAACGTATCCCGACAAGCCCGGAAGGGCCGAAAATGGTGAGTTTCAGGGCAAGTTCAAGGTCGGCGATACGAGCGCGACGGTTAAACCGGTTAAGATGGCATTTGAGGTCAAATGGGCAAAAGGTACTGGTGTCGAGGTGTTCTTCTTTAAGGAAGGAAATACATTCGAATCAGATGACAAAGGCGGGCCGAACAGGTTTGAGTTCGACGACGACAGTTATAACACCGGCACATTTTATCGTGCAGACGGCAAGACTTTTCCAGTTCAGAGAGTTAAATAG
- a CDS encoding M61 family metallopeptidase has translation MKHPSRITLVFSLLAFVFCTQFAFAQKPLQITHTVSLSDPATQQFHVTTDISKIDQPQLDLSLPTWTPGWYTVENYFKNVLRFRVTDSSGRVLPLRMSRKQTWNIDTRGLKEIRVDYDYSATVLGLNQAKIATDFAFFTGIQLFLEPNGHKNDPATVKFQIPQGWKLLTALKDTTDPMVFTAADYDVLVDAPVMMGNFDVTKFEVEGKPHYFAAAPAGVFNAEKSRRFTEIWANTIKAESAIFVGLPYEKYIAFYFFIPAQSNASGALEHLNSYVAFAPAGERSTPEGIIGTGAHEFFHLWNVKRIRPAEMWPYDYSRENETPLLWVSEGFTNYYGIIGTYRGGVTTKEQFLSSAANAAAGIENSEARKYISPANSSVSTWAGYDTPTAFGISYYTQGQNLAALLDLSIRNDTDGRSSLDDLMRALFNDHYKKGKGFTTTDMIGIINKLTKKDYTDFYNKYVFGTEVPDYERIFGYAGYDLVKKIESTPDFGFSIRPRNGGFGINGVETGGAAAAAGLKVGDVITKINGGAPFDAPFGTFSGKEIKLTVNRDGKEIEMPMKVGSREFTSFSLAEKSNATVQQLKIREGWLKR, from the coding sequence ATGAAGCACCCAAGCCGTATAACTCTAGTTTTTTCACTGCTAGCATTTGTATTCTGTACGCAGTTCGCGTTTGCGCAAAAGCCACTTCAGATAACACACACAGTTTCTCTGTCGGACCCGGCAACACAGCAATTCCACGTCACTACAGACATAAGCAAGATCGATCAGCCTCAGCTCGATCTGAGTCTGCCGACATGGACACCCGGCTGGTACACGGTTGAGAACTATTTTAAGAATGTGCTGCGGTTTCGCGTGACCGACTCGAGCGGTCGGGTTCTTCCCCTGCGGATGTCGCGAAAGCAGACTTGGAATATCGATACTCGCGGGCTGAAAGAAATACGCGTCGATTATGATTACAGCGCAACCGTCCTCGGCCTCAACCAGGCAAAGATCGCGACGGATTTTGCGTTCTTCACGGGAATCCAACTCTTTCTCGAACCGAACGGCCATAAAAATGATCCTGCAACAGTAAAATTTCAGATACCTCAGGGCTGGAAACTTCTTACGGCCCTAAAAGACACTACAGATCCGATGGTTTTCACTGCGGCAGATTATGATGTGCTCGTAGACGCTCCCGTAATGATGGGCAATTTTGACGTTACTAAATTTGAGGTCGAGGGCAAACCTCACTACTTCGCCGCGGCTCCCGCAGGTGTTTTTAACGCTGAGAAATCACGCAGATTTACCGAGATCTGGGCTAATACGATCAAGGCCGAGAGCGCGATTTTCGTAGGATTGCCATATGAAAAGTATATCGCGTTCTACTTCTTCATACCCGCGCAATCAAATGCGAGCGGTGCCCTCGAGCACCTCAATTCCTACGTCGCCTTCGCTCCGGCGGGTGAGCGTTCCACGCCGGAAGGCATCATCGGAACCGGAGCTCACGAATTTTTTCACCTCTGGAACGTAAAACGTATTCGACCGGCCGAAATGTGGCCGTATGATTATTCGCGTGAGAACGAGACGCCGCTGCTCTGGGTTTCTGAGGGTTTTACTAATTATTACGGAATTATCGGAACCTATCGAGGAGGAGTGACTACCAAGGAGCAGTTCCTCAGCAGCGCCGCTAACGCCGCTGCTGGGATCGAAAACAGCGAGGCACGCAAATACATCTCTCCCGCCAATTCGTCCGTTTCGACATGGGCCGGTTACGACACGCCGACCGCATTTGGAATTTCCTATTACACACAGGGACAGAACCTGGCGGCTTTACTCGACCTCTCTATCAGAAACGATACCGACGGCCGTTCGAGTCTCGACGATCTAATGCGCGCCCTCTTTAATGATCACTACAAAAAAGGTAAGGGCTTCACGACGACCGATATGATCGGGATCATTAACAAACTGACTAAGAAAGACTACACGGATTTTTACAACAAGTACGTCTTCGGCACTGAAGTTCCCGATTACGAGCGCATCTTTGGCTACGCGGGTTATGACCTGGTGAAAAAAATAGAGAGCACTCCGGATTTCGGTTTCTCGATCCGTCCTCGTAACGGGGGGTTCGGTATCAACGGCGTTGAGACTGGCGGTGCCGCCGCCGCCGCCGGATTAAAGGTTGGCGATGTCATTACAAAGATAAACGGAGGTGCGCCATTTGATGCCCCTTTCGGAACATTTTCAGGAAAGGAAATAAAACTAACCGTTAACCGCGATGGTAAAGAGATCGAAATGCCAATGAAGGTCGGTTCGCGTGAATTCACCAGCTTCAGCCTGGCAGAAAAGAGCAACGCGACCGTTCAGCAGTTGAAGATCCGTGAGGGCTGGTTGAAAAGGTAG